One window of the Staphylococcus equorum genome contains the following:
- a CDS encoding DUF805 domain-containing protein — protein MERKIGFLQALKLFWTNYVNFKGRSRRSEYWYMTLWHLIFMIPALIILIIGLIMLVSGVSSYSGEVTMIGGILIVISCIYIVIYGLATLIPGWALLVRRFHDTGRKMVIPVIYFAVLIVTNIIITSINAMDPEYATISSIITLLLIYIIYMVLGIYCLVICCLDSERRTNKYGTSHKYGNHIRSSAHGYEDTFNTKENGQLGQTQKQDELKY, from the coding sequence ATGGAGCGGAAAATTGGTTTTCTTCAAGCGCTCAAATTATTTTGGACAAACTATGTTAATTTTAAAGGGCGCTCACGTCGTAGCGAATATTGGTACATGACGTTATGGCATTTGATTTTTATGATACCAGCGCTAATAATACTTATTATAGGTTTAATCATGCTTGTTTCAGGTGTTTCATCTTATTCCGGTGAAGTTACTATGATTGGGGGCATTTTAATAGTCATATCCTGTATATATATTGTTATATATGGATTAGCTACACTGATTCCTGGCTGGGCATTATTGGTGAGAAGATTTCATGATACTGGTAGAAAAATGGTGATTCCAGTGATTTATTTTGCTGTATTAATTGTTACTAATATTATTATTACATCAATAAATGCAATGGATCCTGAATATGCTACTATTTCTAGTATCATTACGCTATTGTTGATATATATCATTTATATGGTTTTAGGAATATATTGTTTAGTTATTTGTTGTTTGGATAGTGAAAGAAGAACAAATAAATATGGGACGAGCCATAAATACGGTAATCACATTCGTTCGAGTGCTCATGGGTATGAAGATACTTTTAATACAAAAGAAAATGGGCAACTTGGACAAACTCAAAAACAAGATGAATTAAAATATTGA
- a CDS encoding ABC transporter ATP-binding protein, whose protein sequence is MSLNIEHVTKKYKDFTAVNDISLSLEQGKMLGFLGRNGAGKTTTFRMILGLTPITEGKIAYNDKPIDKTSYNHIGYLPEERGLHPKMKVEDELRYLATLKGMKSKEITEAIDYWLDRFGINENREKKIEALSKGNQQKIQLLASMLHKPELLILDEPFSGLDPVNVELLKSAVKDLNNAGTTIIYSSHRMEHVEELCDNVCILNRGELVVSGPIDEVKANHGKKSVVIETEHEMSEIDSIDGVLNVDRSKREIKAMIETEAVAEKIYEVVIQYGFVKRFQVVEPSLNEIFIAKVGDVNG, encoded by the coding sequence ATGTCACTAAACATTGAACATGTAACCAAGAAGTATAAAGATTTTACAGCTGTTAATGATATTTCATTATCTTTAGAACAAGGTAAAATGTTAGGTTTTCTAGGCAGAAATGGTGCAGGAAAAACGACAACCTTCAGAATGATTTTAGGTCTAACGCCAATCACTGAAGGTAAAATTGCATATAATGACAAACCCATAGACAAGACTTCATACAACCACATTGGCTATTTACCAGAAGAGAGAGGATTACATCCTAAAATGAAAGTAGAAGATGAATTGCGTTATTTAGCTACTTTAAAAGGAATGAAGTCCAAAGAAATTACAGAAGCTATAGACTATTGGTTAGATAGGTTTGGTATTAATGAAAATAGAGAAAAGAAAATTGAAGCACTATCCAAAGGGAATCAACAAAAAATTCAACTTTTAGCAAGTATGTTACATAAACCAGAATTACTCATTTTGGATGAACCATTCAGCGGCTTAGATCCAGTAAATGTAGAGTTATTAAAATCAGCGGTTAAAGATTTAAATAATGCTGGTACTACTATTATATATAGCTCTCATAGAATGGAACATGTAGAAGAGTTATGTGATAATGTCTGTATTCTAAATCGTGGAGAGCTTGTTGTTTCAGGGCCAATTGATGAAGTGAAAGCGAATCATGGTAAGAAAAGCGTCGTCATAGAAACAGAACATGAAATGTCAGAGATAGATAGCATTGATGGTGTATTAAATGTAGATAGAAGTAAAAGAGAAATTAAAGCAATGATTGAGACAGAAGCGGTTGCTGAGAAAATTTATGAAGTTGTAATACAGTATGGTTTCGTCAAAAGATTCCAAGTTGTAGAACCATCACTAAATGAGATCTTTATAGCAAAAGTAGGTGACGTCAATGGATAA
- a CDS encoding ABC transporter permease, whose product MDKFFATFSLTYKNKVKTKSFVIFTAIVILLMVGAANINKIIDLFDDGPDKVGVVSSNDEIYKVIKSQGDQLDEGADFKQLSEKQAKSQVKNEKLDKAYVIKLSEDQKLSGKILSKDTVSEQDKQKLKATLSTVQTQFVAANLNLSQDELKQLQSQSEVTSEVLADNANNSNLNEAQKGFNTMIVYAGVMLIFFIVFNYASQVAMEIATEKTSRVIEMIITSVSPVTHILAKMAGVVSVALTQISIFIVAGIICFLVFDIGDMLKGFDIEPNELTVQLIVVGIISMIIGILSYIILASILGSITARIEDINQSLMPMTLISMIAFYISFFSIMNTDTLLVKITSFIPLLSPFVMFVRASTPDVAIWEIVLSMVISIITIFILLWVAVRSYKDTILSFDKGFMSSVKRIFNKK is encoded by the coding sequence ATGGATAAATTCTTTGCAACTTTTTCCTTAACTTATAAAAATAAAGTTAAAACAAAGTCATTTGTTATATTCACAGCTATTGTGATTCTGTTAATGGTTGGAGCGGCGAATATTAATAAAATTATTGATTTATTTGACGATGGCCCTGATAAAGTAGGGGTTGTCTCATCGAATGATGAAATTTATAAAGTCATTAAATCACAAGGTGATCAGCTTGATGAAGGGGCAGACTTTAAGCAATTATCAGAAAAACAAGCAAAGTCACAGGTTAAAAACGAAAAATTAGATAAAGCATACGTTATTAAACTGAGTGAAGATCAAAAACTTTCAGGTAAAATATTGAGTAAAGATACTGTTTCAGAACAAGATAAGCAAAAATTAAAAGCAACATTATCAACTGTACAAACACAATTTGTTGCAGCGAATTTAAACTTATCACAAGATGAATTAAAGCAATTGCAATCTCAAAGTGAAGTGACTTCAGAAGTGCTTGCAGATAATGCCAACAATTCAAATTTAAATGAAGCTCAAAAAGGCTTTAATACAATGATTGTATATGCAGGCGTGATGCTCATATTCTTTATCGTTTTCAATTATGCGAGCCAAGTTGCAATGGAAATCGCAACTGAGAAAACATCACGAGTTATTGAAATGATTATTACGAGTGTGTCACCAGTGACGCATATACTTGCGAAGATGGCAGGTGTGGTTTCAGTAGCATTAACCCAAATCAGTATATTTATTGTGGCTGGCATTATATGTTTCTTAGTGTTTGATATTGGAGATATGTTAAAAGGGTTTGATATTGAACCAAACGAATTAACCGTGCAATTAATCGTCGTAGGTATCATATCAATGATTATTGGTATACTTTCATATATTATTTTAGCATCGATTTTGGGATCTATTACTGCGCGTATAGAAGATATTAATCAATCATTAATGCCAATGACATTAATTAGTATGATTGCTTTCTATATTTCCTTTTTCAGTATCATGAACACAGATACGTTATTAGTGAAAATCACGAGCTTTATACCATTACTTTCACCATTTGTAATGTTTGTTCGCGCATCCACACCTGATGTTGCTATTTGGGAAATCGTATTAAGTATGGTTATATCTATTATCACTATTTTTATACTATTATGGGTTGCAGTGCGTAGTTATAAAGATACGATTTTGAGTTTTGATAAAGGCTTTATGAGCTCGGTAAAACGTATATTTAACAAAAAATAA
- a CDS encoding aldose epimerase family protein, translating to MFAKVESQSNGIDLIKIDNEETKIVFTNYGARIVSWKYDDNNIVLGNVVEADEFYEENPFHFGATIGRYGGRIANATFELDGKTYQLDANNGEHNIHGGPEGIGTRFFDYEIEEQVGQVKVIFTTTIKSSDDHFPGDIDLEVIHTYDVDHKWTIEYKATATEKTLFNPMNHVYFNLNRDNNVIDNHSISSSKLDMYLLGDDNIVESMKPIDLVDTFNEKNIQFKDIFTSEHPVVKAQMERFGGIDHPFDIGGNEMTVENKRFLLTVNTDMPNVVIFTFNDTTSWQSDFNIYKAHSGFTLETQCIPNDINLMGEKAPSILEANQPYYSKTSYKIFEKEL from the coding sequence ATGTTTGCAAAAGTAGAAAGCCAAAGTAATGGTATTGATTTAATTAAAATTGATAATGAAGAAACGAAAATTGTTTTTACAAATTATGGCGCACGTATTGTCTCATGGAAATACGATGATAATAACATTGTACTTGGAAATGTTGTAGAAGCAGATGAATTCTATGAGGAAAACCCATTTCATTTCGGGGCAACAATTGGCCGTTATGGTGGTAGAATCGCAAATGCTACTTTCGAATTAGATGGAAAAACGTATCAGCTTGACGCAAATAACGGTGAACATAACATACATGGTGGCCCAGAAGGTATTGGTACACGCTTTTTTGATTATGAAATTGAAGAGCAAGTGGGCCAAGTAAAAGTTATTTTTACAACAACTATAAAAAGTTCAGACGACCATTTTCCCGGTGATATTGACCTAGAAGTAATTCATACTTATGATGTTGACCATAAATGGACAATTGAATACAAAGCAACCGCTACAGAGAAAACGTTATTTAATCCGATGAATCATGTTTATTTTAATTTGAATAGAGATAATAATGTAATTGATAACCATAGTATTTCAAGTTCAAAATTAGATATGTATTTATTAGGCGACGATAATATTGTTGAAAGCATGAAACCAATTGATTTAGTGGATACATTTAACGAAAAAAACATACAATTTAAAGACATTTTTACGAGTGAACATCCAGTTGTGAAAGCACAAATGGAACGTTTTGGCGGCATCGATCATCCATTTGATATAGGTGGCAATGAAATGACCGTTGAAAATAAACGCTTTTTATTAACAGTGAATACTGACATGCCAAATGTTGTAATTTTCACATTTAATGATACTACAAGTTGGCAAAGTGACTTTAATATTTACAAGGCACATTCTGGTTTTACACTTGAGACGCAATGTATACCAAATGACATTAACTTAATGGGAGAAAAAGCACCATCTATATTGGAAGCTAATCAACCATACTATTCAAAAACGTCATATAAAATTTTTGAAAAAGAGTTATAG
- a CDS encoding MOSC domain-containing protein — MIYTLDAISTGKIQDLSYSTKRPMRSALNKKRITNQMWLSKTGFIEDEQEYKGHGGPDKALCLYSKKNYELWKNDVSTLPDYAMFGENLTAVDLDENDIYLGDQFQLDEAIVEVSEIREPCWKIQEKYNIPDLVKRMSRSCKTGFYLRVIKEGFVNDAANLELIHSSNTHMPLTVFELNDIYYNDNKNIRRLTDALKNPYLTDERHLKLQKFLKRAQNIAEK, encoded by the coding sequence ATGATTTATACGCTAGATGCAATTTCTACAGGTAAAATTCAAGATTTATCATACAGTACGAAAAGACCAATGCGCTCAGCCTTAAACAAAAAGAGAATCACAAATCAAATGTGGTTATCGAAGACTGGGTTCATTGAAGATGAGCAAGAATATAAAGGGCATGGTGGACCAGATAAAGCGCTATGCCTTTATAGTAAGAAGAACTATGAATTATGGAAAAATGATGTTTCTACATTACCTGACTATGCTATGTTTGGTGAGAATCTAACTGCTGTCGATTTAGATGAAAATGACATTTATTTGGGTGATCAATTCCAATTAGATGAAGCAATTGTAGAAGTATCTGAAATAAGAGAACCATGCTGGAAAATTCAAGAAAAGTATAATATTCCAGATCTAGTTAAGCGCATGTCACGTTCTTGCAAGACTGGGTTTTATCTTAGAGTTATCAAAGAAGGGTTTGTAAATGACGCTGCAAATTTAGAATTAATACATTCTTCAAACACGCATATGCCTCTTACAGTGTTCGAACTTAATGACATCTATTATAACGATAATAAAAATATAAGACGTTTAACAGATGCTTTAAAGAACCCCTATCTAACTGACGAGAGACATTTAAAGTTGCAAAAATTTTTAAAACGAGCACAAAACATCGCAGAGAAATAA
- a CDS encoding ribose 5-phosphate isomerase A: protein MNKKQLKLSTFDDALDQIKDGMIVGIGSGSTIELLVPKIAEKLEQAHIDITGVCTSNKTAYIAKELGMRVVDVNDVDKIDIAIDGADEVDNQLNLIKGGGGALFREKVIDAMADRFIVLIDDSKCVDYLGQTFKLPVEVDKFNWLLVSKKIESYGKGNIKAIRRVVDDVPFITDNGNYILDLELYENIDAYEMHEYLIHLVGVLETGYFLDVADQIIVGSPDGVKVLDK, encoded by the coding sequence ATGAATAAAAAACAGTTGAAGTTAAGTACATTTGATGATGCATTAGACCAAATTAAAGATGGTATGATTGTGGGTATTGGTTCAGGTTCAACAATTGAACTACTCGTGCCAAAAATCGCAGAGAAATTAGAACAAGCACATATTGATATAACTGGAGTCTGTACTTCAAACAAAACGGCTTATATCGCTAAAGAATTAGGTATGCGTGTAGTCGATGTAAACGATGTAGATAAAATTGATATCGCAATTGATGGCGCTGATGAAGTAGACAACCAATTAAACCTTATAAAAGGTGGCGGTGGAGCACTATTTAGAGAGAAAGTAATTGATGCTATGGCAGACAGATTTATTGTTTTAATAGATGATAGTAAATGCGTAGATTATTTAGGCCAAACGTTTAAGCTTCCTGTAGAAGTAGATAAATTTAATTGGCTACTCGTATCTAAAAAGATTGAGTCATATGGTAAGGGTAATATTAAAGCAATACGCCGCGTTGTTGATGATGTGCCTTTTATTACAGATAATGGTAACTATATATTGGACTTAGAATTATACGAAAATATAGACGCTTACGAAATGCATGAGTATTTAATCCATCTTGTGGGCGTATTAGAAACTGGTTATTTCTTAGATGTTGCTGACCAAATTATTGTTGGTTCACCAGACGGTGTGAAAGTTCTTGATAAATAA
- a CDS encoding CPBP family intramembrane glutamic endopeptidase — protein MNTKRIPGFQWAMMIFIFFIIAYAAPIILKDFQGTISLKTFVFDISSLAPFIAAIICLLVFKHRGTQLGSLKFSISLKVIERIILALVIPLIIFIIAMICFNVYADSFVLLQTEDLSVSIISIIIGQIIMAFLVEFGFRSYLQHIVETKMNTFIASIIVGIMYSIWNVNISFSFDYAIYSFLYSFAFSMIIGELIRATKGRTIYIATIFHATMSFGLVFLFNEELGDVFPMKVIALSTVAVAAVYILLSIIVRAILYFFTKRNLDEVDDNNYLDHVNETSENDAQIDDVDVDEDSVQDENKTNTSTSDSSKSTTAASGVAVANRTTHDSDQQPHTDDTTKTTASTVDDKDTTSPVNEATEQNNTDLTTDVNQKKTNTENNTMYHNSDEINEQDDNTKSNDNDNNDSNNLTNSSVEASTEKVKHDSNDNDNESLKTSARYSTTRKSSAVSNAKASITEDNHVEDTSSTEANTTHATHNDATVDNDSNDKHKRSPFNLKSKRGHRR, from the coding sequence ATGAATACAAAACGTATACCAGGTTTTCAATGGGCAATGATGATATTTATTTTCTTCATTATTGCTTATGCAGCACCTATTATACTTAAAGATTTTCAAGGTACAATTTCACTTAAAACTTTTGTCTTTGACATAAGTAGCTTAGCACCATTTATTGCTGCTATTATATGTTTACTCGTCTTTAAGCACAGAGGTACGCAACTCGGTAGTTTAAAGTTTTCAATTAGTTTAAAAGTTATAGAACGTATCATTTTAGCACTCGTTATACCATTAATTATTTTTATTATTGCTATGATTTGCTTCAATGTTTATGCAGATAGTTTTGTACTTCTACAAACAGAAGATTTATCTGTTTCAATTATATCAATTATCATTGGTCAAATTATCATGGCTTTCTTAGTAGAGTTTGGTTTCCGTTCTTATTTACAACATATTGTTGAAACTAAGATGAATACATTTATCGCATCTATTATTGTAGGGATTATGTATTCAATATGGAATGTTAATATTTCATTTAGCTTTGATTATGCGATATATAGTTTCCTTTATTCTTTCGCTTTTTCAATGATTATTGGTGAACTTATCCGTGCTACAAAAGGACGTACAATATACATTGCGACAATATTCCATGCGACAATGTCATTTGGACTCGTTTTCTTATTTAACGAAGAATTAGGCGATGTGTTCCCAATGAAAGTAATTGCTTTAAGTACAGTTGCTGTTGCCGCTGTTTACATTCTATTAAGTATTATCGTTCGAGCGATTCTTTATTTCTTCACAAAACGTAATTTGGATGAAGTGGATGATAACAACTATCTTGACCATGTTAACGAAACATCTGAAAACGATGCTCAAATCGATGATGTTGATGTTGACGAAGATAGTGTTCAAGATGAAAACAAGACAAACACTTCGACTTCAGACAGCTCAAAATCAACGACTGCTGCAAGTGGTGTTGCTGTGGCCAACCGAACGACACATGACTCAGATCAACAGCCGCACACTGATGACACAACAAAGACGACAGCTTCAACAGTCGATGATAAAGATACAACATCTCCTGTTAATGAAGCAACTGAACAAAACAACACAGATTTAACTACTGATGTTAATCAAAAAAAGACAAACACTGAAAACAACACGATGTATCATAATAGTGATGAAATAAATGAACAAGATGACAACACAAAATCTAATGATAATGACAATAACGACTCAAACAATTTAACTAATAGTTCAGTTGAAGCATCTACTGAAAAAGTAAAGCATGATTCAAATGACAACGATAATGAGTCATTAAAAACAAGTGCGCGTTATTCAACTACTCGTAAATCTTCAGCAGTAAGTAATGCGAAAGCATCCATTACTGAGGATAATCATGTTGAAGACACATCATCAACTGAAGCAAACACTACACACGCAACACATAATGATGCAACAGTAGATAATGATTCAAATGATAAACACAAGCGTTCTCCTTTTAATCTTAAAAGTAAACGTGGTCACCGTCGTTAA
- the hutG gene encoding formimidoylglutamase, which yields MYKLAQRDLWTGRIDSETEETEFRHFQTIQFRNIEDEYDEPRHGVGMLGYAVDKGVELNKGRIGAKLGPDAIKKTFANLPVLRTCSIYDYGNVEHNHETLEETQQEFAHYVASSIQRHNQTFLLGGGHDIAYAQYLGTREAFPDASIGIINIDAHFDTRKESGSTSGTSFRQILEQDENTDYLVLGIQQGGNTQALFDYAKERDIGFVYSDELLHQISPPIKDKIERFVHDHDVIMFTICMDVIDSAFAPGVSANAVLGLSPHVVLELAKRIIPNEKVSTVSIAETNPKYDVDNRTAKLSANFLHHFIL from the coding sequence ATGTATAAATTAGCACAACGTGATTTATGGACAGGAAGAATCGATAGTGAGACAGAGGAAACAGAATTCAGACATTTTCAAACGATACAATTTCGTAATATTGAAGATGAGTACGATGAACCACGTCACGGTGTAGGTATGCTAGGTTATGCGGTTGATAAGGGTGTTGAACTTAATAAAGGAAGAATCGGAGCTAAGTTAGGACCAGATGCAATCAAGAAGACTTTTGCTAATTTGCCAGTCTTAAGAACATGTTCAATTTATGATTATGGAAATGTTGAACATAATCACGAAACTTTAGAAGAAACCCAACAAGAATTTGCGCATTATGTTGCTTCATCGATACAAAGACATAACCAAACCTTTTTATTAGGTGGCGGACATGATATCGCTTATGCACAGTATTTGGGCACGCGTGAGGCGTTTCCTGATGCTTCTATTGGTATCATCAATATTGATGCACACTTTGACACTAGAAAAGAATCTGGTTCTACTTCTGGTACGAGCTTTAGACAAATTTTAGAACAGGATGAAAACACTGATTATTTAGTATTAGGTATTCAACAAGGTGGTAATACGCAAGCACTATTTGATTACGCGAAAGAAAGAGACATCGGTTTTGTTTATTCTGATGAATTGTTACATCAAATTTCTCCTCCAATTAAGGATAAGATAGAACGTTTCGTACATGATCATGATGTGATTATGTTTACGATATGTATGGATGTTATTGATAGTGCATTTGCACCGGGTGTAAGTGCAAATGCTGTATTAGGTCTATCACCGCATGTTGTACTTGAATTGGCGAAACGTATTATTCCAAATGAGAAAGTTTCGACTGTTAGTATTGCTGAAACAAATCCAAAATATGATGTGGATAATCGAACTGCTAAATTATCTGCTAATTTTTTACATCATTTTATTCTTTAA
- a CDS encoding LysR family transcriptional regulator, which translates to MKIIQLEYFVAVVKYNSFTKAANFLHISQPSLTTTIKKMEANLGYDLFMRTTKDIKITEKGIHFYNYAQQLIQNYHQTIEKMYDLNMGHAPKIKLSILESANQWISQVLSIHLKYNPNQTYLVSEVHDQNKILEQLINFENHLALTNEQISHEDIKSIPLYEESYVVITPKNAFPDTKITSIKSLPLILPTKGSQVRKHLDDYFTRMNIHPNIIMEVDRFEAATNFVHRGLGYAVIPRVYYQSFNARDLDALEMRPKLGRSIYINYLKKRKHSERVLSFIDQCIDYWNIKE; encoded by the coding sequence TTGAAAATCATTCAATTAGAGTATTTTGTCGCCGTTGTGAAATATAATAGTTTCACTAAAGCTGCTAACTTTTTACATATTAGTCAACCGTCTTTAACGACCACAATAAAAAAAATGGAAGCCAATTTAGGTTATGACCTTTTTATGAGAACTACTAAGGATATTAAAATCACTGAAAAAGGAATTCATTTTTATAATTACGCGCAACAATTGATACAGAACTATCATCAAACAATCGAAAAAATGTATGACCTCAATATGGGACATGCGCCTAAAATCAAATTATCTATTTTAGAATCAGCGAATCAATGGATTTCTCAAGTGCTTTCTATCCATTTAAAATATAATCCTAATCAGACTTATCTTGTATCTGAAGTGCATGACCAAAATAAAATACTGGAACAACTCATCAATTTTGAAAATCATCTCGCTTTGACAAACGAACAAATTAGTCATGAAGATATTAAATCTATTCCTTTATACGAAGAATCCTATGTCGTTATTACACCTAAAAATGCTTTTCCAGATACTAAAATAACGTCTATTAAATCATTGCCATTAATTTTACCTACAAAAGGCTCTCAAGTGCGTAAACATCTTGATGATTACTTTACACGTATGAATATACATCCAAATATCATTATGGAAGTTGATCGTTTTGAAGCGGCTACGAATTTTGTCCATAGAGGATTAGGATATGCTGTTATTCCACGCGTATATTATCAATCATTTAATGCACGAGATTTAGATGCACTAGAAATGCGTCCCAAACTAGGCCGTTCTATTTATATTAACTATCTAAAAAAAAGAAAGCACTCAGAGCGAGTACTTTCTTTTATAGATCAGTGCATTGATTATTGGAATATTAAAGAATAA